Genomic window (Solidesulfovibrio sp.):
CGTGCCCGGCGTCGGCCCCAAAACCGCCCTGGACATCCTGCGCCGCTTCCCCAGCCTCGAAGCCGTGCGCGACAACCTCGAGGCCATCAAGCCCGCCGCGCGGGCCAAGATCGAGCCGCATCTGGAGGATGTCTTCACCTACCGCGAACTCACGCGCCTGCGCACCGACCTGCTCCCCGAGACGACCCTGGCCGACATCGCCCGGCGTCCGCCCGACACCCAGGCCCTGCGCCGCTTTCTCGAAACCTACGAATTCCGCAGCCTGGCCCGGGAAAGCGCCGAACTGGACGCGGCCACCGCCGCCCCGCCCCCGGCCAAGGCCGCATCCGGCCGGCAACTGTCCCTGTTCGACGACCCGGCGCCGGCCGCGCCCCCGGCGGCACCGGATGCCGCGCCGGCCGTCCCCAGGGTCGCGGCCGGGCAACTGCCGGATTTTTCCGGCCGTGCGGTGGCCCTGGTGCCGGTCGACGGCGGCTTTTCCCTGTCGCTGGGCGAGGGGGAGCTGACCACCGGGGCCTCCCCGGCCGAGCTGGCCCCCCTTCTGGCCAAGGCCGCCCGCCTGGCCGCGCCCTCGGTCAAGGACCTGCTCGCCCTGGACGCCGCCTTCGAGGCGGTGCCGCTGGCGACCTGGTTCGATCTGGGCCTGGCCGCCTATCTGCTCAATCCGGAACAGCGCAACTACGGCTTTGCGCGCCTTCGCGACATGCTTTTTGCCGATCCGGCCGCCGACGCCGCGGACATCGCCCCCACGGACACGGCCAGGGCGGCGGCGCGCCTGGCCGAGGTGCTCTCCGCCCGCCTGGCCGCCGCCGGCCTGGCCGAACTGGCCGCCCGGCTGGAGTTGCCGCTCGTCCCGGTGCTGGTAGCCATGGAACGGGCCGGCATCGGCGTGGACCTGGCTTCGCTGGCCGCCTTCGGGGGCGAGGTGACGGCCAGGCTCGCCGCCATGGAGGCCGAGCTGCACCGCCTGGCCGGCCGGCCGTTCAATCCTCGTTCCAGCCAGCAGCTGGGCGAGATCCTCTTCGGCGAGCTGGGGCTGGCCCCCAAGGCCAAGACCCCCGGCGGCGCGGCCTCGACCTCCCAGGAGGCCCTGGAGCGCCTGGCCGGCTCCCACCCGCTCATCGACCGCATCCTGGAATTCCGCAAGCTGGAAAAGCTGCGCTCCACCTACCTCGATCCCCTGCCCAAACTCGCCGACGCCGCCGGGCGCATCCACACCACCTTCAACAACCTGGCCACGGCCACCGGCCGGCTGTCGAGCTCCAACCCCAACCTGCAAAACATCCCCATCCGGGGCGATCTCGGCCGGCGCATGCGCCAGTGCTTCGTGGCCGGGCCCGGCAAGGCGCTCGTCGCCGCCGACTATTCCCAGATCGAGCTGCGGGTGCTGGCCCACCTCTCGGGCGAGCCGGCCCTGTTATCCGCCTTCGCCGCCGGCGCGGACATCCACGCCCGCACCGCCTCGCTGCTCTTCGACAAACCGGAAGCGGCCATCGGCCCGGACGAACGCCGCCAGGCCAAGACCATCAACTTCGGCCTGCTCTACGGCATGGGCCCGCAAAAGCTCTCCAGGGACCTCGGCATCAAGCTCGACGCGGCCAAGGCGTTCGTCGCCAAGTACTTCGAGCGCCTTTCCGGGCTGTCCGCCTTTTACGACGACATCGTGGAACAGGCCCGCAGCCACGGCTACGTCACCACCCTGGCCGGCCGCCGCCGGCCCCTGCCGGACATCGACTCCCGCAACTCCCAGCTGGCCGCCCAGGCCCGGCGCCAGGCCATCAACACCGTGGTCCAGGGCGGCGCGGCGGACATCATCAAGATGGCCATGCTGGCCGCCCACGCCGACGCCGAACTGGCCGGGCGCCGGGCGACCATGGTGCTGCAGATCCACGACGAACTGCTGCTGGAGGCGCCCGCCGGCGAGGCCGAGGCCGCCGGCGCCAGGCTCGCCGGCCTCATGTCCGGCGTGGTGCCCCTGGCCGTGCCGCTGGTGGTGGACTGGGGCACGGGCCGGACCTGGGG
Coding sequences:
- the polA gene encoding DNA polymerase I, with amino-acid sequence MTLAKRLGFATTPVFLIDGSAFFYRGYHAFRDIARSDGFPTSALFMVFRLLFKLVKEQTPDHLVFFLDGRGPSFRSNIYSDYKANRESMPEPLARQVEPLIEGLTLLGLPVIVPEGAEADDGIASLAARFGPSRPVVIVGADKDLKQCLTDTVVLYDPSGKAEKLVTKADFTAECGIEPASWPDLQALVGDTSDNIPGVPGVGPKTALDILRRFPSLEAVRDNLEAIKPAARAKIEPHLEDVFTYRELTRLRTDLLPETTLADIARRPPDTQALRRFLETYEFRSLARESAELDAATAAPPPAKAASGRQLSLFDDPAPAAPPAAPDAAPAVPRVAAGQLPDFSGRAVALVPVDGGFSLSLGEGELTTGASPAELAPLLAKAARLAAPSVKDLLALDAAFEAVPLATWFDLGLAAYLLNPEQRNYGFARLRDMLFADPAADAADIAPTDTARAAARLAEVLSARLAAAGLAELAARLELPLVPVLVAMERAGIGVDLASLAAFGGEVTARLAAMEAELHRLAGRPFNPRSSQQLGEILFGELGLAPKAKTPGGAASTSQEALERLAGSHPLIDRILEFRKLEKLRSTYLDPLPKLADAAGRIHTTFNNLATATGRLSSSNPNLQNIPIRGDLGRRMRQCFVAGPGKALVAADYSQIELRVLAHLSGEPALLSAFAAGADIHARTASLLFDKPEAAIGPDERRQAKTINFGLLYGMGPQKLSRDLGIKLDAAKAFVAKYFERLSGLSAFYDDIVEQARSHGYVTTLAGRRRPLPDIDSRNSQLAAQARRQAINTVVQGGAADIIKMAMLAAHADAELAGRRATMVLQIHDELLLEAPAGEAEAAGARLAGLMSGVVPLAVPLVVDWGTGRTWGEAH